Proteins co-encoded in one Candidatus Glassbacteria bacterium genomic window:
- a CDS encoding nuclear transport factor 2 family protein: MVRAMFAFFVCAVIAQGCAPASPDVMSEQEKAAVAESVGKRVEWYVAAIRTLDLDRMLQFWADTDGFVFAGDGSLTIGYDAYAAQLRDAIGSTAQVNSIEIRDPQVYVLSRDAAAYSMEFEWSMTSVAGDTTRSRGAWTYVFKRLDGKWKVVHSAGKHLYY; encoded by the coding sequence ATGGTTCGAGCCATGTTCGCATTTTTTGTTTGCGCAGTGATCGCTCAGGGCTGCGCTCCGGCTTCACCGGACGTTATGAGTGAGCAGGAGAAGGCTGCTGTCGCTGAATCAGTTGGGAAGAGGGTCGAATGGTATGTTGCTGCGATAAGGACTCTTGATCTCGATCGGATGCTTCAGTTCTGGGCAGACACCGATGGATTCGTTTTCGCCGGGGACGGATCGCTGACGATCGGCTACGATGCATACGCGGCCCAGTTGCGCGATGCCATCGGTTCCACGGCTCAGGTCAACAGCATAGAGATTAGGGACCCTCAAGTCTATGTACTAAGTCGAGATGCGGCCGCCTACAGTATGGAGTTTGAGTGGAGTATGACGAGCGTAGCTGGCGATACCACGAGGTCTCGCGGAGCTTGGACTTACGTCTTCAAGCGGTTGGACGGTAAATGGAAGGTTGTGCATTCTGCTGGTAAGCATCTTTACTACTGA